The genomic interval TTGGGAGTAATGATGGTGCTGTGAAAAGGCAACTTGACCTCTAATGCCCTCTTTTTCACCCAATTATGATATTCCTCTCCTATACCACAACTTCTAGGCCCTAATTCTTGTCCTCTTCTAACAACATCTCTCCAAGACTTACGTATTCTCAACAAGCTAGCATCATAAACATCTCGTCCATGAATAACAAAAGATTTTGTTACATCCATTATTGGAGGTTTTTTCATAGGATAACCCAATTGTCTCAATGCAACATAGGGACTATAATTTATACACCCTTTGGTTCCAATGAGGGGAACATCTTATATCTTGACTACGGGAGTACCATTGAATCGTTCTTTCGTTGAGATTTGCTAGAACGTTGGCCCATTCCTTTTTGCTCTTAGTATTTAATTGATGCATGTcttgaaaaatatgtttgacaAACCAAAAATAGAGTATTGGCGAGCAACAATGGATTAGGCCCCCCTCTTTCTCATGACGGAAGTCGAGCGTGCAGTAAATGTAAGCCAAAATTGTCGGTACTGGATTCTCCCCTCTCTGCTTGTAAGCCAAAAAGACGTATATCGCCATGAAATCCACAAAATCCTTAATAGTTGGAAATAAAACAATTCCATATATTATTAAGGCAAGCACATCCATGAAAGTGTCCCATTTTCCATCTCTTGCTAAGTTTATTGCTTTCTCCTCAAGATATTTTATTGGAAATCCaatcaaattatctttgttGGTTCTATTGTCTTCTATTTCCTTTATAGGGATATCAAACATTTCAGCAATTGTTTTCAGTGAGGGGTAGTGTTCCATGTATTGGTAAGGTTTACTCCCCTTCATCGGATATCTCATTATTAGTTCGAACTCCTCCAACGTTGGGGCCAACTGAAATTCCTTGAAACACCTAAAAGGAGGATCAAATAATTGGGCCAACGCTGTAAGGGCATCCACTTGTACATTAACCTCAAGTAAATCAAGAATCTTGCCGAATTTCCCCATAAAGATTATACGTTGTACTTTTTTCAACTTCTGAGCAAGATTCTTAATGTTGTTCACATCAGGTTTAAGAACTCTCAATGGCAAGGTCTTTCTTAATGGAGTAATATTTGAGCCACCATTTGATCCCATATTTCCTGTGGTCAAAGTTATTCACAACAAGCCTTAATTTTTATGGTTTTGAAAATGATGagataatgatttttcaaaagtaaCCATGATAAAGACTATGATGCAAACAAAAGAAAGATGATGAtgaggaagagaaaaaaaaaacttgggtATACTAGCGGGTAGTGAACATGACATAGAATAAGATTTTCGTATGTACGTGTGATTTATACCATTTTTTCATGTGAACCTTTACTAAGAGtagctctatagttctaaattggttcctagagcacacaactcaattctaaaatattaaatcaattaataggtaaactattaaaatggaaatattatagaaaatgtcaactctaggtgagactttcatgacaaccaaacaagatgtacatccagaagattatcattacaTAGTCTCAAACTTATCTTAGGTTGCACTCAGCCCAGGTATAGAGCCCACTCAAAAGTGTGTGAATCATGTTAGggtgtatagaaaaataaataaaaaataaaaaaataatcacaataaaaataaattaacaaaatacatataattatatcaacaatatgacaaaataaaaaagtaaaaaaaataaaacaataggggtaatataaataaaaataataaataataaaataactatatataattaattagattggTTACTAGACTGATTATTTCAAGATCAGATtatcttcttctctttttctaATTAATCACTATTTTTTTGTGCTCTCAATTTGTGTTTCCAATTGTGCTCCCctttgtcttcttgtggccgactatttatagacttttgggcaaagatttcaaaagacaaaacaataattgtcaattgattaccattaatctatttttttcgatttcttttcttttaattggccacaattataccgattcttattgctattgattcatttcttcggttttcttttctattcaattgatcaccattattctgatttttatgaccatcaatcaatttcttttcggtttttttcatttattttgattatcattgcattgatttttatgaccatcaattcatttcttttcagtttcctttatttttatttcttattattatttttatattttagaaaatagtctgaacaagaattagaggcaaacaagaaccgaaaacacttgtgattgttaaaagcttatatccctaattatttatttttatttttatatttcttcacatatatttatatatttattattattattatttccttttttaataaaaagtaaaaatcgaacaaaattaggtgtcaacaccttgtagaattcttcttttaaatttattattgtgtttcaggttccaggtcaaatttcagacactagccatcatctgatcagaaaatacggatttcagtcaaTTTTGTCACATTGCCCCGAAAATTTCCCAAAAAATctcgatgaaatcgaggatcagtagacccttatagcattccaCTCTTAAATTTATCATCGTGTTTCAtgtttcgtgtcagatttcagACAGTAGCCAACGTATAGTCGAAAAATATGGATTTATGTCAATTTTGTCATATCGCACTAGAAATTGTACggaaatcacccaaaaagtctagatgaaatcgaggatcagtaAACCTTTATAGAATTCTTAAATTTATCACCATGTTTTGAGTTTCGGGTCAAATTTTTGACACAAGCCATCGCCTGgttgaaaaatatgaattttggtctttttttaAGATGGCCCCAGAAATCGTATGGAAATCGCCAGAAAAGctcagatgaaatctaggattaggagactcttgtagcattattcttttaaattttgtattctCTTTTGGGTCTCaattcagatttcaaacacttgccatcgtctgctCGGAAAATATGGATTTAAGTATATTGTGTCATATCACCCCGGAAATTATACTGAAATTGCTAgaaaagtctaaatgaaatcgaggatcaagagacccttgtagcattcttctctaaaatttagtGTTCTCattaaatacttttgttatcatcaaaactctaagtataaaaccaacttggttccaacacttTCTTATTAGAGTTAGACGCTATGTTTCTGGCGCACACACACACTAAATAGAATATTAGGTATGGAATCAGTAAGATATAGAAGTTATCTAAGCATTCATCTGTATATTTTCTGGTCAACCTTTTGGACTGACTAATCTTTTTCTAATGAACAAGTAGATTTACAATCATTCATCTTAATCTTCATGATAAGCTCTTTTGTATACTttgtttgatgaatgtatatgcCTTTCTGAATTTGCTGAATTTGTATCACTAAGAGGAACTTAAGTTcgcccatcatgctcatttgaaattcaagttgcatCAACTTAGCATATTGTTGACAAagagtgccattagtagatccaaaatattgtcatcaacataaatttgaataacaaGAATGTCAtatcctattgattttctaaataggGTGGTGtctacttgtcctctttcaaaaaaaaaaaaattaagtaagaAATCACCTAATATATCATACCATGTCCTAGGTGCTTTTTTTAGACCATACGatgatttcctaagtttaaattCATAGTCTGGAAATTCAGAGCTTTCTAAATTTGGGGACTGCTTAAAATAGACTTCTTCACTAATATACATGTTTAGGAAGGCACTTTTAACAAccatttcaaataaagtaatgcTATTATAAGAAACAAAGGAAAGTAGGATACAAATTGCCTCTAACTTAGCCACTAGAGCAAAGTCTTAGTGTAACAATACTCTTTTGTTGATTGTAACCTTGTGCAACCAATGTGGCCTTGTTTCTGATAAAATCTCCCTTTTTCATTTAACTTGTTTAtgaaaacccacttggttccaataattttttctttggtATGAGTACTAGATCTCAAACATCATTCCTTTTAAATTCATtcaactcttcttgcattgcaagtaTCCATCCATCATCTGTCAGTACTTCATCAACAGAGGTAAGTTCAATTGATGATAGTAGACCAAACTAGTTTGTGTCCTTCATTGATGATCTAGTATTTAGAGGATCATTGTAGTTTCCAATAATCAGAGTTTCAGgatgagatgacttgtactACCTTCAATGACTTATGACTTATTTTGACTGCTTTTGACTTGGTCATATTCATCTTCTAATGTTTTGTCATCTTCCTCTCATTTATTTGCATGCATCTATTTCCTCTGGTTCTAGTAAACCTGCAATGTCCTCAACTTACTTCGACTATTTATGGCAAGTTATTTGTCGTAAAATGTAACATGTATTGACGTCTCCACAATTTGAGTTTCCCTGTTGAACACTTCATAAGCTTTGGACTTTTTGGAGTATCCAAGGAAGGTACACTTTTGTGAGCTGAGATCAAACTTGCCAAGGTTGGTTTTAAtgtttaacatataacaaatacaacaaaattgcttaaagtaagagatgtttggaTTTTTACTCTTCCATAATTGCTTAAAATTCTATTATGAATATAGCATGCATTGTTAATTTCCTTTGTACATAAATGCTTTGCAACATCCATCTCATTTAACATTGTTCTAAAGAATTTTACCCAAGTCCACCTCGTGTATTCATCTACTATTACAAAGTTATATTTCTTTCGATTTACTGAGGTTGTTTTCACTGGCCCAAATAGATCTATATGCAAGAGCTCAAGGGGTTCAACGGTTCACTCTAAACCAATTAGTGTTAGTGTGACTTAGGGTTTCGGTTTACGAAGATCCACAATCActataaactaattaatttttgtgtAAAATAGggttttaatttttgaatttccAATGGTGCATTATTAACTAACTATTGTTAGTGTGACTTTGGTTTTCGATTAATGAAGATCCAACTATTTAATATTAACCAAATAGTGTTAGTGAGAATTAGGGTTTGTATTTATGAAGATCCAATTGTTATATCTTTAATAATTAGTCTTAGTAAGAAATTGGGTTTTGATTTATAAAGATCCAACTGTTCAATATTAACTAGTTAGTCTTAGTGTGAAACAAAATTTCGATTTATGAATATTGATCGGTTCAATCgtaattaatttatgttagCGTGACTTGGATTTTCGATTTATAAACATACAACAGtttaatataaactaattaGTCTTAGTGTGACATAGGGTTTTGATTTATGAAGATCCAACGGTTCAATATTAGCCAATTAGTGTTAGTGTGATTAGGATTTTGATTTATGAAGATTCAACTTTTATATCTTTACCAATTACTCTTAGTGTGAAATAAGGTTTCAATTTACGGAAATCCAACTGTTCATTCTTAACCAATTAGTGTTAATGTGACTTAGGTTTTCGATTTGTGAAGATCCAActattttctctaaaataattagttttggTGTGAAATAGGTTTCGATTTATGAATATCCAACGATTTAATATAAACTTATTATCTTAGTGTAACTTAGGGATTCAATTTATGAAGATCCAACAGTTCAATATTAACTAGTTAGTCTTAGTGTGAAACAAGATTTCGATTTATGAATATCGATCGGTTCAAtctcaaataattcattttagtGTGACTTGGGTTTTCGATTTATGAATATATAATGGTTCAATATTAACTAATTAGTCTTAGTATGACTTAAGTTTTCAATTTATGAAAATCCAACAGTTCAAACTTAACTAATTAGTCTTAGTGTGAGATAAGGTTAAGATCCAACGGTTAAGATTTGTGATTAAGATTTCGATTTATGAAGATTCGCCTTTTCTATATTTACTAATTAGTCTTAGTATGAAATAAGGTTTTGATTTACGAAAATccggttttttttatttttgaagatcCAATTATTCGCTCTCAAATAATTAGTTTTAGTGTGAAATAGGTTCCAATTATCCAatgatttaatataaactaattaTCTTAGTGTAACTTAGGGATTCAATTTATGAAGATCCAACAGTTCAATCTTATCCAATTAGTCTTAGTTTGAAACATGGTTTTTATTTATCCATCggttcaatcttaactaattagtcTTATTATGACTTAGGGTTTCAATTATGAAGATCCAATGGttaatcttaactaattatTCTTATTTCAAAATAGGGTATCAATTTATGGAAATCCAACAGTTAAATATTAACCaattagtgttatttttatttatggttTCGATTTTAGAATATCTAATGGTTCAATCTTAAATAACTAGTCTTATTGTAACCtaggtttttaattaatgaaaatctAACGGttcaatattaaataattagtgTTAGTAGGACTTAGGGTTTCGAATTATGAATATACAACTGTTCTAACTTAACTAATTAGTCTTAGTGTGAAATATTGTTTTGATTTATGAAAATCCAACTGTTCAATCTTAACAACTTAGTCTTATTGTGAATTAGGGTATTGATTTATGAAAATCCAATAGTTCAACCTTAAATAATTAGTCTTAGTGTGAAATAGGCTTTTGATTTATGGAAATCCAACAGTTCAATCTTAACCAATTAGTTTTAGTGTGACGTAGAGTTACAATTTATGAAGATCCATGACTCACTCTATACTAACTAGTTTTAGTGTGATacgattttgatttttgaatatCTAATTGCTCAATAGTAACTAATTAGTCTTAGTTGTGATTTAGGGTTTCAATTTATGAAGATCCAACAGTTCAATCTTAACCAATTAGTCTTAGTGTGAAATTCAGTTATGATTTATTAATATACATCGtttcaatcttaactaattagtcTTAGTGTGATTTAGGGTTTCAATTTTTGAAGATCCAACAGTTCAAATTTAACTAATTAGTCTTAAAGGGAAATAGGGTTTTGATTTATGGAAATCCACTAGTTCAATATTCACCAATTAGTATTAGtttgatttagggtttcaaTTTATGAAGATCCAATGGTTCAATTTTAAATGACTAGTCTTAGTGTGAAACAGGATTTGAGGCATGGAAATTCAACAGTTCAATTTAAACCAATTTGTCTTAGCCTAACTattttgttcctattttgtgtagattgagtttgtaaatttttcaaataaaatcttcttcaaatcatgatcaaatcttaattaaatcttcttcaaatattcttcaaatcttgactatatcttcttttcaacttggtcaaagatcttcttcaattataaatttgaatcaaatcttattttatattttcatcaattataattttgaatcaaatattattttagattttcttcaattataaatttaaatcaaatcttattttagatttgcatcacttataattttgaaaaaaatcttattttagattttcttcaattataaatttgaatcaaatattattttagaatttcttcaaaaacatgaatcttctttcatactctttaaagtcaaatatattgttttcataaaatacttttgttaacatcaaaactctaaatgtaaaactaacttggttccaacaatactcatttgaaattcaagttgcatcaatttataaaattcttgacaaatagtgccattagtagatccaaaaataaatatcatcaacataaattggaataataaaaatgtcatcttctattgattttctaaaaagtgtattatctatTTGTCCTCATTCAAAGTTATTTTAAAGCAAGAAGTTattaagtctatcataccaCGCCCTAGGTGCTTGATTTAGAGCATATagagatttcctaagtttaaaaacatgatttggaaattcagaactttcaaaactCGGGGGTTGTttacatagacttcttcacttatatacccatttagaaaagcacttttgacatccatttgaaataatgtaattttattatttgaagcaaaagaaagtaggatacgaatagcttctaacctggccactagagcaaatgtctcagtgtaatcaatgccttcttgttgattgtagccttgtgcAACATGTCATGCCTTATTTCTGACCACTTcccctttttcatttagcttgtttctgaaaatccacttggttccaataatttTCTTATCCAGTCTAGGGACTACttcccaaacatcattcctctcaaattcatttaactcttcttgcgttgcaagaatccatccatcatctgcCAACGCTTCATCAATAGAGGTAGGCTTAGTTGATGAGAGTAAGCCAAACAAACTGGTATCTTTAAGTGATGATATTATCTTCAAAGGATCACTTGCACTTCCAATAATTTGAGTTTAAAGATGAGATGACTAGTACTtccatccaaatttttcttctGACTTATCGTGACTATTTTTAACTTGATCAgattcatattttgaagatTTGTCATATTCTTATGATTTGCTTGTATCCTTTGTTTTTTCAAGTTCTTCTAGTTTGTCTGCATCTGCTTCCTTTGGTTCTGGTAAACCTGCACTATCATCATCTTGCTTTGATTTTCAAGATCAAActgtttgtcatcaaatttaacatgtatggattcttccacaatatgaatttcccaattaaacactctataagtCTTGGATCTTTTAGAGTATCCAATGAAGGAACACTTTTGAGATCTAGAATCAAATTTACCAAGGCTATCCTTAATGtttaacatataacaagtacaaccaaattgtttaaagtaagagatgttaggctttttacctttccacaattcatatggtgttttattcaatgTAGATCTAATATAgactctattttgaatataacatgttGTATTAATTGCTTCAGCCCAAAAGTGTTTTGCAACATTCATATCATTTAACATGGTTTCGGCCATTTCTTGGAgtgatctattctttctttgtacaactccattttgttgggatGTTCTAGGAGAGGAAAAGTTGTGAGAGAATCaattctcatcacaaaaactttcaaagaacttgttttcaaattctcctctATGATCAATTCTAATTGTGACAATCTTAAGAccattttcatttattatttgtttgcaaaatgtgATAAACACTTGTGGGATTCATCTACTATAACAAAGTCGTATTTCTTTCCAGTTAGAGAGGCTGTTTTCACtggcccaaagagatctatatgtaagagcTCAATGGGATTTGAGGTAGAGACTAAGTTCATAGGGGTAATagagttttttgtttgttttcccttttcACAAACTTCAAACATATTTCAGTTTGGTAACTAAGCTTAGGTAGACCTCtaactagttgaagtttattcggttttgaaattaatctaaggtttgcatgaccaaatcttttgtgccaaattagtTTCTCTTCATTTATTGACATAAGACACTTAACCTCTTGTTTCTCTAGAC from Cicer arietinum cultivar CDC Frontier isolate Library 1 chromosome 5, Cicar.CDCFrontier_v2.0, whole genome shotgun sequence carries:
- the LOC101510042 gene encoding uncharacterized protein, which codes for MGSNGGSNITPLRKTLPLRVLKPDVNNIKNLAQKLKKVQRIIFMGKFGKILDLLEVNVQVDALTALAQLFDPPFRCFKEFQLAPTLEEFELIMRYPMKGSKPYQYMEHYPSLKTIAEMFDIPIKEIEDNRTNKDNLIGFPIKYLEEKAINLARDGKWDTFMDVLALIIYGIVLFPTIKDFVDFMAIYVFLAYKQRGENPVPTILAYIYCTLDFRHEKEGGLIHCCSPILYFWFVKHIFQDMHQLNTKSKKEWANVLANLNERTIQCPYVALRQLGYPMKKPPIMDVTKSFVIHGRDVYDASLLRIRKSWRDVVRRGQELGPRSCGIGEEYHNWVKKRALEVKLPFHSTIITPKVVTT